A DNA window from Buttiauxella agrestis contains the following coding sequences:
- a CDS encoding DUF72 domain-containing protein: protein MIYIGLPQWSHPHWVRLGITSLEDYARHFNCVEGNTTLYALPKAEIVSRWREMTSDDFRFCFKFPATISHNAALRQCGDLTAEFLDRMSPLANRIGQYWLQLPAAFGPSDLPALWNFLDSLPKDFTYGVEVRHPSFFDKSVDEQALNRGLHERGVNRVILDSRPVHSAKPHNEAIREAQRKKPIVPVHALVTAKNPMVRFIGSDDMEQNLTFFNAWIKTLPKWEQTTTPYLFLHTPDIGLVQDLVHTLWPGLQHAVPELGNEPAIPKQNSLF from the coding sequence GTGATCTACATTGGCCTTCCACAATGGTCGCATCCGCATTGGGTGCGGCTTGGTATCACTTCTCTTGAAGATTACGCTCGCCATTTTAATTGTGTGGAAGGCAACACCACGCTTTATGCACTACCTAAAGCAGAGATTGTGTCGCGCTGGCGCGAGATGACCTCCGATGATTTCCGCTTCTGCTTTAAATTCCCGGCGACGATTTCCCACAATGCAGCCTTACGCCAGTGTGGAGATTTAACGGCGGAATTTCTCGACCGCATGTCGCCCCTGGCAAATCGCATCGGGCAATACTGGCTCCAGCTTCCCGCTGCATTTGGGCCTTCTGACTTACCCGCGTTGTGGAATTTCCTCGATTCGTTGCCAAAAGATTTCACCTATGGCGTTGAAGTTCGCCACCCTTCTTTCTTCGATAAAAGTGTCGATGAGCAAGCGCTAAATCGTGGCCTGCACGAGCGCGGCGTCAATCGCGTGATTTTGGATAGTCGCCCGGTTCACAGCGCGAAACCCCACAACGAAGCCATTCGTGAAGCGCAACGCAAAAAGCCTATAGTTCCGGTTCACGCACTCGTGACGGCCAAAAATCCCATGGTGCGATTCATCGGCAGCGACGATATGGAGCAGAATCTGACGTTCTTTAACGCCTGGATTAAAACCTTGCCAAAGTGGGAACAGACCACCACGCCCTACCTCTTTTTACACACGCCAGATATCGGGCTGGTGCAGGACCTGGTTCATACATTATGGCCAGGGCTGCAACACGCCGTCCCTGAACTGGGTAACGAACCGGCAATTCCAAAACAAAACTCCCTATTTTAG
- a CDS encoding hydrolase — MLELNTSKTALVVIDLQEGILPFAGGPHSAQNVVARSAKLAEKFRAKGAPVIMVRVGWSKDFAEALKQPVDAQAGAHSLPDNWWVYPQALGKKDTDIEVTKRQWGAFYGTDLELQLRRRGIDTIVLCGISTNIGVESTARNAWELGFNLVIAEDACSAASSEQHQGSMTNIFPRIGRVRSTEEVLAAL; from the coding sequence ATGTTAGAACTGAATACTTCCAAAACCGCACTCGTCGTTATTGATTTGCAGGAAGGCATCCTGCCATTTGCGGGCGGTCCGCACAGTGCACAGAACGTGGTGGCTCGCTCAGCCAAACTGGCAGAGAAATTCCGCGCGAAGGGTGCGCCGGTAATTATGGTACGCGTGGGCTGGTCTAAAGATTTTGCCGAAGCACTCAAACAACCGGTTGATGCGCAGGCTGGCGCACATTCTTTGCCTGACAACTGGTGGGTTTACCCGCAGGCTTTAGGCAAAAAAGACACTGATATTGAAGTGACAAAACGCCAGTGGGGCGCATTTTACGGCACCGACCTGGAACTCCAACTGCGCCGCCGTGGTATCGACACCATTGTGCTTTGCGGGATTTCCACCAATATCGGCGTCGAATCCACCGCGCGTAACGCCTGGGAATTAGGCTTTAACCTGGTGATTGCCGAAGATGCGTGCAGTGCCGCAAGTAGCGAACAACATCAGGGCAGCATGACGAACATCTTCCCGCGCATTGGCCGCGTTCGTAGCACTGAAGAGGTCCTCGCAGCGCTGTGA